A window from Telopea speciosissima isolate NSW1024214 ecotype Mountain lineage chromosome 8, Tspe_v1, whole genome shotgun sequence encodes these proteins:
- the LOC122671820 gene encoding probable leucine-rich repeat receptor-like protein kinase At1g35710 isoform X2 — protein sequence MAFPSAFALIFVLLLLLNVSHCKTLKRDVKALNEIKASLGWRVVYAWVGDDPCGDGDLPPWSGVTCSNQGDYRVVTELEVYAVSIVGPFPTAVTNLLDLTRLDLHNNKLTGPIPPQIGRLRRLRTLNLRWNKLQDVIPPEIGELKQLTHLYLSFNNFKGEIPKEVANLPELRYLYLHENRFTGRIPPELGTLRHLRHLDVGNNHLVGTLRELIRFEGSFPALRNLYLSYNKMAGFIPSELACIPRLAYLYLDHNQFTGRIPDTFYKHRYLKEMYIEENAFRPGVKPIGVHKLLEVSDAEFLF from the exons ATGGCGTTTCCATCGGCATTTGCGTTGATTTTCGTTCTCTTACTGCTACTCAACGTTAGTcactgcaaaaccctaaaaagagaCG TGAAAGCCTTGAATGAAATCAAAGCATCTCTTGGCTGGAGGGTGGTCTATGCATGGGTTGGAGATGATCCTTGTGGAGATGGTGATCTACCACCTTGGTCTGGAGTCACATGCTCTAATCAAGGAGATTATAGGGTCGTGACCGAGCT GGAAGTTTATGCTGTATCAATTGTTGGGCCTTTTCCTACTGCTGTAACCAATCTGTTGGATTTAACAAGGCT GGATCTTCACAATAACAAGTTGACTGGTCCCATCCCTCCTCAAATTGGACGGCTCAGACGTCTTAGAACACT CAATCTGAGATGGAATAAGTTACAAGATGTCATTCCCCCAGAAATTGGTGAGCTTAAGCAACTAACACATCT CTACCTGAGCTTCAATAACTTCAAAGGTGAAATTCCCAAGGAGGTTGCAAATCTACCTGAGCTTCGTTATCTCTATCTGCATGAGAATCGCTTTACAGGCCGAATTCCACCAGAATTGGGAACTCTACGACACCTTCGACATTT GGATGTTGGTAACAATCATTTGGTGGGTACCCTAAGGGAACTCATCCGTTTCGAGGGAAGCTTTCCTGCTCTGCGAAATCT GTACCTGTCGTACAACAAGATGGCTGGATTTATACCCTCCGAACTTGCCTGTATTCCTAGATTGGCTTATTT GTACTTGGATCACAACCAATTTACAGGGAGGATTCCAGATACCTTTTATAAGCACCGttacttgaaagaaat GTATATTGAAGAAAATGCTTTCCGGCCAGGTGTAAAACCAATTGGTGTCCACAAGCTCCTTGAAGTTTCTGATGCAGAGTTCTTGTTTTAG
- the LOC122671820 gene encoding probable leucine-rich repeat receptor-like protein kinase At1g35710 isoform X1 yields the protein MAFPSAFALIFVLLLLLNVSHCKTLKRDVKALNEIKASLGWRVVYAWVGDDPCGDGDLPPWSGVTCSNQGDYRVVTELEVYAVSIVGPFPTAVTNLLDLTRLDLHNNKLTGPIPPQIGRLRRLRTLNLRWNKLQDVIPPEIGELKQLTHLYLSFNNFKGEIPKEVANLPELRYLYLHENRFTGRIPPELGTLRHLRHLDVGNNHLVGTLRELIRFEGSFPALRNLYLNNNFLTGGIPAQLANLTNLEILYLSYNKMAGFIPSELACIPRLAYLYLDHNQFTGRIPDTFYKHRYLKEMYIEENAFRPGVKPIGVHKLLEVSDAEFLF from the exons ATGGCGTTTCCATCGGCATTTGCGTTGATTTTCGTTCTCTTACTGCTACTCAACGTTAGTcactgcaaaaccctaaaaagagaCG TGAAAGCCTTGAATGAAATCAAAGCATCTCTTGGCTGGAGGGTGGTCTATGCATGGGTTGGAGATGATCCTTGTGGAGATGGTGATCTACCACCTTGGTCTGGAGTCACATGCTCTAATCAAGGAGATTATAGGGTCGTGACCGAGCT GGAAGTTTATGCTGTATCAATTGTTGGGCCTTTTCCTACTGCTGTAACCAATCTGTTGGATTTAACAAGGCT GGATCTTCACAATAACAAGTTGACTGGTCCCATCCCTCCTCAAATTGGACGGCTCAGACGTCTTAGAACACT CAATCTGAGATGGAATAAGTTACAAGATGTCATTCCCCCAGAAATTGGTGAGCTTAAGCAACTAACACATCT CTACCTGAGCTTCAATAACTTCAAAGGTGAAATTCCCAAGGAGGTTGCAAATCTACCTGAGCTTCGTTATCTCTATCTGCATGAGAATCGCTTTACAGGCCGAATTCCACCAGAATTGGGAACTCTACGACACCTTCGACATTT GGATGTTGGTAACAATCATTTGGTGGGTACCCTAAGGGAACTCATCCGTTTCGAGGGAAGCTTTCCTGCTCTGCGAAATCT GTACTtgaataataattttttgaCGGGAGGAATTCCAGCACAGCTTGCAAACTTGACAAATTTGGAAATCTT GTACCTGTCGTACAACAAGATGGCTGGATTTATACCCTCCGAACTTGCCTGTATTCCTAGATTGGCTTATTT GTACTTGGATCACAACCAATTTACAGGGAGGATTCCAGATACCTTTTATAAGCACCGttacttgaaagaaat GTATATTGAAGAAAATGCTTTCCGGCCAGGTGTAAAACCAATTGGTGTCCACAAGCTCCTTGAAGTTTCTGATGCAGAGTTCTTGTTTTAG
- the LOC122671819 gene encoding pentatricopeptide repeat-containing protein At5g66520-like, which translates to MSGSSRKCLLLLEKCKNIKQLKQTHAQIITSGLGNNNFALSRILAFCSNPHHGSLSHAWQLFDLIEQPTMCICNTMIKAFLHKGDLIKTIEMYIRMLQNGLYPDNYTLPYVLKACANLQDSRLGEQIHGSSVKLGFLLDVFVGNTLILMYSNCGNMESARLVFDEIPWQDAVAWTVLISGYAKRGDVDTARLLFDEASIKDRGVWGSIISGYVQNNCFKEGLQMFRLMQSTDLEPDEAIFASVLSACAHLGALDIGIWIHRYVNLIGIPLGVRLNTALIDMYAKCGNLSLARKLFDRMQQRDLICWNAMVSGVAMQGDGETIFKLFSEMEKVGFRPDDITFLAVLTGCSYSGMVVEGLQMFNSMSEVYGIEPKGEHLGCVVDLLGRAGLFKEAKEIVQKIPNTSSASEKAIAWRALLNACCHHRETQLAEFAAEQLMWLERHSGAYILLSNMYAASGKYEDAKRIRKMMEKKGVEKTPGCSSIEINGFVHEFVAGEKTHLRMEEIHELLEKMNKHLDG; encoded by the coding sequence ATGTCTGGTAGCAGTAGAAAATGCCTCCTACTGTTGGAAAAATGTAAGAACATAAAGCAGCTTAAGCAAACCCATGCACAGATAATCACATCTGGACTTGGGAACAACAACTTTGCTCTCAGTAGGATTTTGGCCTTCTGCTCTAACCCACATCATGGGAGCTTAAGTCATGCTTGGCAGCTCTTTGACCTAATTGAACAACCTACCATGTGCATCTGCAACACTATGATCAAAGCCTTCCTACACAAAGGAGATCTGATTAAGACTATAGAAATGTACATTAGAATGTTGCAAAATGGGTTATACCCTGATAATTATACTCTTCCTTATGTGTTGAAGGCTTGTGCAAACTTGCAAGACAGTCGTTTAGGTGAGCAAATCCATGGAAGCAGTGTGaaattgggttttcttttaGATGTTTTTGTTGGGAATACTTTGATTCTAATGTATTCAAACTGCGGTAATATGGAGTCTGCAAGACTCGTATTTGATGAAATCCCTTGGCAAGATGCAGTGGCATGGACAGTTTTAATTTCTGGGTATGCGAAACGGGGTGATGTTGATACTGCAaggcttctctttgatgaagcaTCGATTAAGGATAGAGGGGTTTGGGGGTCTATTATCTCTGGGTATGTGCAGAACAATTGTTTCAAGGAAGGATTACAGATGTTCCGTCTGATGCAATCTACAGATTTGGAGCCTGATGAAGCCATTTTTGCTAGTGTTCTTTCTGCTTGTGCTCATTTAGGAGCTCTGGATATTGGGATATGGATTCACAGATACGTGAATCTAATTGGCATTCCATTGGGTGTTCGTTTGAACACGGCTCTCATAGATATGTATGCGAAATGTGGAAATTTAAGTTTAGCTAGGAAATTGTTTGACAGAATGCAGCAGAGAGATCTTATTTGTTGGAATGCCATGGTTTCAGGAGTCGCAATGCAGGGAGATGGAGAGACTATATTCAAATTATTCTCAGAGATGGAGAAGGTTGGTTTCAGGCCAGATGACATTACCTTCCTTGCTGTTTTAACTGGTTGTAGCTATTCAGGCATGGTAGTTGAAGGTCTGCAGATGTTTAATAGCATGAGTGAAGTGTATGGCATTGAGCCCAAAGGTGAGCACTTGGGTTGTGTAGTTGATCTTCTAGGCCGAGCTGGGCTTTTCAAAGAAGCAAAGGAAATCGTTCAAAAAATACCCAATACAAGCAGTGCTTCTGAAAAGGCAATTGCTTGGAGGGCATTGCTGAATGCGTGTTGTCATCACAGAGAAACCCAATTGGCTGAGTTTGCAGCAGAGCAACTTATGTGGTTAGAACGTCACAGTGGGGCTTATATTTTACTCTCAAATATGTATGCAGCTTCTGGGAAATACGAAGATGCCAAAAGAATAAGGAAGATGATGGAGAAAAAGGGGGTAGAGAAGACCCCAGGTTGCAGCTCAATCGAGATTAATGGATTTGTTCACGAGTTTGTTGCAGGTGAGAAGACACATTTGCGTATGGAGGAGATACATGAGCTCTTGGAGAAGATGAACAAGCATCTTGACGGTTGA